A segment of the Leptolyngbya sp. NIES-3755 genome:
GACAAAAATGGCAATCTGAACCTAGAACACTTCTACGGCGCGATCGAAGTGTCGTTTCTTGTACTGCCTGCTTAATCTGAGAGGAAAAAACAATGCACCCGTTATTAATGGGCTGTCTGAGTTGGGTGGAATATCAGCAACGAATACAAGAAAGTTCGATCGTCTTAATTCCCTGTGGCGCATTAGAGCAGCATGGTCCGCATTTGCCATTGGGAACCGATGCTTTATTGAGTAGTGCGATCGCTCAAGGAGTCGCAGAACAGATCAATGGCATTGTTGCTCCAACCTTTAGCTATGGTTATAAATCTCAGCCCAAATCGGGTGGCGGACAGCACTTTCCAGGAACCACCAGTCTAGACGGTCATACCTTGAGCCAAATGCTGCGGGATGTGATTCGAGAGTTCGATCGTCAAGGCGTGAAGCATCTTGTTGTTCTGGATGGACACTATGAGAATCAGTGGTTTTTGACTGAAGGCATTGATCTTGCACGGCGGGAAATTGGACAGACTCATTTGCGAGTGATGCGATTAGAATATTGGGATTTTTTAAGTGAAGCCACTTTAGAAACTGCTTTTCCAGAAGGCTTTCCAGGATTTGCACTAGAACATGCGGCTGTAATGGAAACCTCATTAATGTTGCACTATTATCCTGATTTAGTGCGATTGCATCTGATTCCTGATGATCCACCTGCTGATTTTCCGCCTTATGATCTTTATCCACCGAGATTAGAATGGGTTCCTGCTTCTGGAGTGCTTTCTTCTGCAAAAACTGCGACTGCTGATAAAGGCACATTAATGGCAAATCAAGTGATCGAAAGTATCGCAGCGGCAATTCGACAGGAATTTCAGGCAGTGTAAGCGGATTAACAATGGATCGTACTCAAATCGAGTTAAATGACGCTATACTTCTTGCTGCAAATCGTTCTGTGCGATCGCAGTTTGATCCCCCATTCTAAAGGAGCCGATTCGATGAGCCGTACTACTGATTTACTGAACCGTCGCCAAGCCCTTTGGTTGATGGGTGGATTAGTCGGGAGCATGGCGTTACACGGTTGCAATCAAACGACAGCAAACTCGTCTGGTACTGCGCCCCTGAAGGCAGGAATTAGTCCTTGGCCCGGTTATGCAGGACACTATATTGCCACTAAAAAAGGCTTCTTCAAAGAAACTGGAGTAACCGTTCAAGAGATCAATTTTCCAGGTGCAACAGAATTGATTACCGGATTTTTAGCCCAGCAAGCGGATGTCGGTTGGGTGACTTCTGGGGATGCGATTCAGGCAGCGCAGCAAGATCCAACGATGCGAATTATCTATGTAGTGGACTATTCTAATGGTGCAGATGGCATCATTGGACGTGGCATCAAAACCCCTGCCGATTTGAAAGGAAAAACAGTTGCGCGGGAAAATTTGCTCTTCACCAATGTTTTACTACGAGAATATTTGAAGAAAGGCGGGCTAACAGAAGCTGATATCAAAATCAAAGATCTCTCAGCGG
Coding sequences within it:
- a CDS encoding creatininase (similar to AA sequence:cyanobase_aa:NIES39_K02640), coding for MHPLLMGCLSWVEYQQRIQESSIVLIPCGALEQHGPHLPLGTDALLSSAIAQGVAEQINGIVAPTFSYGYKSQPKSGGGQHFPGTTSLDGHTLSQMLRDVIREFDRQGVKHLVVLDGHYENQWFLTEGIDLARREIGQTHLRVMRLEYWDFLSEATLETAFPEGFPGFALEHAAVMETSLMLHYYPDLVRLHLIPDDPPADFPPYDLYPPRLEWVPASGVLSSAKTATADKGTLMANQVIESIAAAIRQEFQAV
- a CDS encoding NMT1/THI5 like domain-containing protein (similar to AA sequence:cyanobase_aa:LBDG_16130), encoding MSRTTDLLNRRQALWLMGGLVGSMALHGCNQTTANSSGTAPLKAGISPWPGYAGHYIATKKGFFKETGVTVQEINFPGATELITGFLAQQADVGWVTSGDAIQAAQQDPTMRIIYVVDYSNGADGIIGRGIKTPADLKGKTVARENLLFTNVLLREYLKKGGLTEADIKIKDLSAADAAAAFAAKQVDVAVAYEPWLTKTTKESGGEILFTSKDTNLIADVLATRQNIIATRKSELQAYIRAIDKGVKLINSGDPEAVKIVAAALNVSVDEAKQQLAGVKIFDIEMNKSIGFNSSNAKNIMKNLELSIDTGKQMKVIGDIKVENLYDDSIVKSL